cgcgtggcgcggggcgcgaggcggcggtatGGGGCTCGAGGTGGCGGCAcagggcgcgaggccgacggcgatgatggcgacggcggcgcggcgggcgagcggcgcgcgggcgggcggcgcgcggcgagcggcgcgcacagcaggggaggggggcggggcttgggggaccgtgtcgagcacctgagtgcaatgaacagtgacttttctattttatcccaattttagcccattttctatttaaatatagccCTATAAATTCCAATTTTTGCATAATTGAAGTTTACTCCATATTTGTGttatcctaattaaaaatttaccctaatttaatatcacccatatttcatttatataatttatttgaatttttaattagggttaattcttatttcatcgtaccaaatttgattattgctaatatggtcgcgataatattttatttgtttccaatctcacctcgaccttattttaaattatattctagtcatttattttacttatttaattttgggttttattcctaatcaattgttctttatttacgatttatgaactccgaaatccgaatccaacaaaatagtcgaacaaaatcggcatgatgcaatttatttaaaaagttttcgaaaatccatatttttagtgttttgatttcattggtcgaattttcagggtgttacatgtggcatggttgcatgttgagctttagactTAGTTTgctttaactttatagaaagcatAGATTTGTATACGGTTAGATTTGCTTCAAGATTCACGCAAACAGGGAAAGAGGCATAGCGCACAGACATGTGACGGGACTCGGTTCTGAAAATTGCGCTACCACTACAGTAAATGccagttttcaaaaaaaaatatatacggtATATATTGTAATTAGATGCAATTTgtaatataattatactatattatattatatttatatttgataaaCTTCtgagagaaaatttatcgaccgATGCCCTTAATCTGTTGCAAACGACGCTGGTCTGGTGAAGGAGACATTAATTCGATGCTGCTAGTACTCTTCCCCTATAAATCAATCCATCCTTCCTCTCTTTGTCCATCACACATGCACCTAATTATTAGTAGCATACACACATATACAATAATGGCACTGTCACTGACGCCCTCCCTGCAAGATCTCCTCGTATCATCACCGATGATACTCCTTGTTCTCTTGTACATAGCGTATTGGAGGTCAAAGTATCAGTCCTTGTTCCCAGTGGACTGGCCGATAGTAGGATTGCTCCCTACCCTCGTCGCCAACCTGCACCGCTTGCATGACAAAATCACCGAAtacctcgccgcctccggccatAGCTTCACGGGGAACGGCCCGGCGGCGAGCAACATGCGACTGTTCGTCACATGTGACCCTGACAATGTCCGGCACATCTTCACCACCAACCATGACAACTACCCCAAGGGCCACGAGTTCGCCGAGATCTTCGACATCATGGCCGGCGCCTTCTTCACCATGGACGGCGAGCTCTACCGCCGGCAGCGTGCCAAGACCCATAGCATCCTCAGCGACCCGAGGATGGTTGCCTCGATGGCGTCGAGCTGTGTCGACAAGGTTCGGGATGGTCTCCTCCCGTTATTGACATCCATGGCGAGCACCCGGACACCGTTCGAGTTGCAGGATCTGGCCACGAGGCTCATGTTCGACGTGACGGCCATGCCGGTGTTCGGCGTGGACCCTGGCCGCCTGTCCCCGGACATGCCGTCGATGCATGCCTCGGCTGCGATGGACACGATCATGGAGGTGGCACTGTTCCGGCACACCGTGCCGATGTCTTGCTGGAAGGCGATGAGACGGCTCAAGATTGGACCCGAGAGGAAGCTCGCCGCGGCGCACGCGGCGCTCGACGTCTTCGTCTCCGAGATGATGGAGAAGGCGAGGAAGCAAGAGGCAGCGCCATCCTCCATGTCCATGGACGTTCTCTCCTCCTACATCAACGACCCGGACTACGTCGGCCTCCTGCATTCGATCCTCATCACCTACATGGTCGCCGGGCGCGACACGGTGGGCACCACCTTGCCGTGGTTCTTCTACAACCTCGCCATGAACCCGCGCGTCGTGTCCGGCATCCGCGAAGAACTGGCACACAATATTGCAACAAGCACCTGCAATGGCGATGGCGTGCCGGTGATGTTCTCGCCGGAGGACACGAAATCCCTCGTCTACCTGCACGCCGCGCTGTTCGAGACGCTCAGGCTGTACCCGCCGGGGTGGATCGAGCGGAAGACGGTGGTCGCCGACGACGTGATGCCGAGCGGGCACGAGGTACGTGCCGGCGACGCCGTGCTCATCTCGATCTACTCCATGGGCAGGATGGAGAGCCTGTGGGGGGAGGACTGCCGGGTGTACCGGCCGGAGAGGTGGCTGTACGACTCCCGCGGCGGCCGGAAAATGCGACACGTGCCGTCGCA
The Oryza glaberrima chromosome 8, OglaRS2, whole genome shotgun sequence DNA segment above includes these coding regions:
- the LOC127782937 gene encoding alkane hydroxylase MAH1-like translates to MHLIISSIHTYTIMALSLTPSLQDLLVSSPMILLVLLYIAYWRSKYQSLFPVDWPIVGLLPTLVANLHRLHDKITEYLAASGHSFTGNGPAASNMRLFVTCDPDNVRHIFTTNHDNYPKGHEFAEIFDIMAGAFFTMDGELYRRQRAKTHSILSDPRMVASMASSCVDKVRDGLLPLLTSMASTRTPFELQDLATRLMFDVTAMPVFGVDPGRLSPDMPSMHASAAMDTIMEVALFRHTVPMSCWKAMRRLKIGPERKLAAAHAALDVFVSEMMEKARKQEAAPSSMSMDVLSSYINDPDYVGLLHSILITYMVAGRDTVGTTLPWFFYNLAMNPRVVSGIREELAHNIATSTCNGDGVPVMFSPEDTKSLVYLHAALFETLRLYPPGWIERKTVVADDVMPSGHEVRAGDAVLISIYSMGRMESLWGEDCRVYRPERWLYDSRGGRKMRHVPSHKFLSFNSGPRMCPGKNIAVMQMKIIAAAVVWNFDLEVVEGQAVVPKLSCLLQMKNGVMVKVKKRAV